The proteins below come from a single Benincasa hispida cultivar B227 chromosome 4, ASM972705v1, whole genome shotgun sequence genomic window:
- the LOC120076251 gene encoding uncharacterized protein LOC120076251 encodes MAFKTQIGTSPYKLVFGKVCHLLVELEHRAYWANKKLNFDLQIAGKHRLLQLNEMEEFQNQAYENSKIYKERTTKWHDNWIVPRAFLPGQRVLLFNSRLRLFPGKLKSRWFGPFVIKDVTPYDAVELHGKDGTTFKVNAQRLKHYCGDEE; translated from the coding sequence ATGGCTTTTAAAACCCAGATTGGTACATCCCCGTACAAGTTGGTGTTTGGAAAGGTGTGCCATTTGCTTGTTGAGTTAGAGCATCGAGCCTATTGGGCTAATAAGAAGCTGAATTTCGATCTTCAGATAGCTGGGAAGCACAGATTGCTGCAACTTAATGAGATGGAGGAGTTTCAGAACCAAGCATATGAGAATTCTAAGATTTATAAGGAACGCACGACAAAATGGCATGATAATTGGATTGTGCCTAGAGCTTTTCTTCCTGGTCAACGGGTTTTGTTGTTTAATTCTCGTCTTCGGTTGTTTCCTGGAAAGCTTAAGTCTCGATGGTTTGGACCATTCGTAATCAAGGATGTCACCCCTTACGATGCAGTGGAACTACATGGCAAAGATGGAACGACATTCAAGGTTAATGCCCAGAGATTGAAACATTACTGTGGAGATGAAGAGTGA